One region of Acidovorax sp. T1 genomic DNA includes:
- a CDS encoding TIGR03087 family PEP-CTERM/XrtA system glycosyltransferase, with translation MTTMGNILYLVHRLPYPPNKGDKVRSYHLLRHLQQRHRVFLGTFIDDPDDAQHLPTLQAMCPDLHVERIHAPSAKARSLSGLLAGEALTLAYYRNAGMRRWVEQTSAEHSLQACVVFSSAMAQYAQPLLPKVPMLVDFVDVDSAKWTQYAPAHRWPLSMLYRREGRRLLAYERAMALLARRAYFVTPNETALFLSQAPECAGRVQSMGNGVDAEFFMPDPLRPSPFAAGEQAVVFTGAMDYWPNIDGASWFVADVLPLLRARWPLARFYIVGRSPSPQVQALASGQVVVTGTVPDVRPYLQYASAVVAPLRVARGIQNKILEAMAMQQPVVTVSSCADAIGATAGQGLLRADTPQEFVQALQPLLESPYNAAALGQQARRYVEHECSWQAHLSGIDSGLGRAPANPPANPPANPPANQPHAASA, from the coding sequence ATGACCACCATGGGCAACATTCTCTACCTGGTGCACCGACTGCCGTACCCCCCCAACAAGGGTGACAAGGTGCGTTCGTACCACCTGCTGCGCCACTTGCAGCAGCGCCACCGCGTGTTTCTGGGCACCTTCATCGACGACCCGGACGATGCGCAACACCTGCCCACGCTCCAGGCCATGTGCCCCGACCTGCATGTGGAGCGCATCCATGCACCCAGTGCCAAGGCCAGGAGCCTCAGCGGTCTGCTGGCGGGCGAGGCGCTCACGCTGGCCTACTACCGCAACGCCGGCATGCGGCGCTGGGTGGAGCAGACGAGCGCAGAACACAGCCTGCAGGCCTGCGTGGTTTTTTCCTCGGCCATGGCGCAATACGCGCAGCCGCTGCTGCCCAAGGTGCCCATGCTGGTGGACTTTGTCGATGTGGACTCCGCCAAATGGACCCAGTACGCCCCCGCGCACCGCTGGCCCTTGTCCATGCTGTACCGCCGCGAGGGCCGGCGCCTGCTCGCTTATGAGCGCGCAATGGCCTTGCTGGCGCGGCGCGCGTACTTCGTCACACCGAACGAAACCGCCTTGTTTTTGTCGCAGGCGCCGGAATGCGCGGGGCGCGTGCAGTCCATGGGCAACGGGGTGGATGCCGAGTTTTTCATGCCAGACCCCCTGCGGCCCAGCCCCTTCGCGGCGGGTGAGCAGGCCGTGGTGTTCACCGGCGCGATGGACTACTGGCCCAACATCGACGGCGCCAGCTGGTTCGTGGCCGACGTGCTGCCGCTGTTGCGCGCGCGCTGGCCGTTGGCGCGGTTTTACATCGTGGGCCGCAGCCCTTCTCCCCAGGTGCAAGCACTGGCCAGTGGGCAGGTGGTGGTCACTGGCACCGTGCCCGATGTGCGGCCCTATCTGCAATACGCCAGCGCGGTGGTGGCGCCCTTGCGCGTGGCGCGCGGCATTCAAAACAAGATTCTGGAGGCCATGGCCATGCAGCAGCCCGTGGTCACGGTCAGCAGCTGCGCCGACGCCATCGGCGCCACGGCAGGGCAGGGGCTGCTGCGTGCCGATACGCCGCAAGAGTTTGTCCAGGCCCTGCAGCCGCTGCTGGAGTCGCCTTACAACGCCGCCGCGCTGGGCCAGCAGGCCCGCCGCTACGTGGAGCACGAATGCAGCTGGCAGGCCCATCTGAGCGGTATCGACAGTGGCCTGGGCAGAGCGCCTGCCAATCCACCTGCCAACCCACCGGCCAACCCACCGGCCAATCAGCCCCACGCTGCCAGTGCATGA
- the xrtA gene encoding exosortase A, whose amino-acid sequence MTSHLQALPVHWRRPLLVLVLLLAAIVVAYWHSAWGMAMIWARSDTYAHGFVVPLISLWLVWRQRAVLAPMVPRPGRLAWLLMAGAAALWLAGDLVAVNAATQLALVTLIVLSVPAVLGWRVAGALAFPLAFLFFAVPIGDFLLPRLMEWTADFTVMALRASGIPVYREGLQFIIPSGAWSVVEACSGIRYLIASVTVGCLFAYLSYQSTRKRLVFVGVAILVPLLANWLRAYMIVMLGHYSGNTIATGVDHLVYGWLFFGLVIGVMFLIGARWVDPLPPPPKAMAPVGLAAKNAPPRTVWLALALVFAVVLAPHGALAVMDLGTQTRPVQVVEPLVAAPWRATAQPPSTWRPAFEHASDTLDAGLIDGQSQPLGLHVSYYRQQNYQRKLVSSENVLVKSQDPMWARVAGGAADARLQGRPLRVDSAVLRQHQPGMGNAGQRLLAWRFYWVHGGFTASDYAGKIQGALGRIGGWGDDGAHIVIYTPLSDAKDAKEAEVDASARLQSYLDSQGGALVAALLQTRGRD is encoded by the coding sequence ATGACAAGCCACCTTCAAGCCCTGCCCGTCCATTGGCGTCGGCCCCTGCTGGTGCTGGTGTTGCTGCTCGCAGCCATTGTGGTTGCGTACTGGCATTCGGCCTGGGGCATGGCGATGATCTGGGCGCGCTCCGACACCTATGCGCATGGCTTTGTCGTGCCCCTCATCTCGCTGTGGCTGGTGTGGCGCCAGCGCGCGGTGCTGGCGCCCATGGTTCCTCGCCCGGGGCGCCTGGCCTGGCTGCTCATGGCGGGCGCCGCGGCACTCTGGCTGGCGGGCGATCTGGTGGCCGTGAACGCTGCCACGCAGCTGGCGCTGGTCACGTTGATCGTGTTGTCGGTGCCTGCCGTGCTCGGTTGGCGCGTGGCCGGGGCGCTGGCTTTTCCTTTGGCTTTTTTGTTCTTTGCGGTACCGATCGGCGACTTTCTGCTACCGCGCCTGATGGAGTGGACGGCCGACTTCACCGTGATGGCGCTGCGTGCGAGCGGCATCCCGGTGTACCGTGAAGGCCTGCAATTCATCATCCCGTCGGGCGCATGGTCGGTGGTGGAGGCTTGCAGCGGCATTCGCTACCTCATCGCTTCCGTGACGGTGGGCTGCCTGTTCGCGTACCTCAGCTACCAAAGCACGCGCAAGCGCCTGGTGTTCGTTGGCGTGGCCATCCTGGTGCCGCTGCTTGCCAACTGGTTGCGCGCTTACATGATCGTCATGCTGGGGCACTATTCTGGCAACACCATCGCCACGGGGGTGGACCACCTCGTGTATGGGTGGTTGTTTTTTGGGCTCGTCATCGGCGTGATGTTCCTCATCGGTGCGCGCTGGGTAGACCCCCTGCCGCCACCGCCCAAGGCGATGGCTCCTGTTGGCCTGGCTGCAAAAAACGCCCCGCCCCGAACGGTTTGGCTTGCGTTGGCGCTGGTCTTTGCCGTGGTGCTGGCGCCGCATGGCGCGCTGGCGGTCATGGACCTGGGCACGCAGACAAGGCCTGTGCAAGTGGTCGAGCCCCTGGTCGCGGCCCCCTGGCGCGCCACGGCGCAGCCACCCAGCACCTGGCGGCCGGCGTTTGAACATGCCTCGGACACGCTGGACGCCGGTCTGATCGACGGTCAGAGCCAGCCGCTGGGCCTGCATGTCAGCTATTACCGCCAGCAAAACTACCAGCGCAAGCTGGTCAGCTCAGAGAACGTGCTGGTCAAGAGCCAGGACCCGATGTGGGCGCGGGTGGCTGGTGGCGCGGCCGATGCGCGGCTGCAGGGCCGGCCCCTGCGGGTCGACAGCGCCGTGCTGCGCCAGCACCAGCCCGGCATGGGCAACGCGGGCCAGCGCCTGCTGGCCTGGCGTTTCTATTGGGTTCACGGCGGCTTCACCGCCAGCGACTACGCGGGCAAGATACAGGGGGCGCTGGGGCGCATCGGCGGCTGGGGCGATGACGGGGCGCACATCGTGATCTACACGCCCCTGTCAGACGCGAAGGACGCCAAGGAGGCCGAGGTGGACGCTTCGGCGCGCCTGCAGTCCTATCTGGACAGCCAGGGCGGCGCACTGGTGGCGGCGCTCTTGCAAACGCGGGGGCGCGACTGA